The Mesorhizobium koreense genome includes a window with the following:
- the livM gene encoding high-affinity branched-chain amino acid ABC transporter permease LivM, with protein MAPGNQDMPASEINPEGAQALGEDRASAFQAPPPEHAASFYDSLKDAGLTALLAGVLGFFFIGLRTELAPGGLDITTRWRTWIISILIVFGARLLLNIFFFKANRPAKRKARAEPGKIAALLPTIGKAATWILFAFAVVLPFFFTTFMPQRERQFIDMAILIMTYIMLGWGLNIVVGLAGLLDLGYVAFYAVGAYSFALLAHYFHFGFWMALPLAGILAATWGIILGFPVLRLRGDYLAIVTLAFGEIVRVVLLNWYSFTNGPDGISGIPKPTVFGLELGRGDDTINAVLGIPYEPIQRFIFLYYIIFVLALITNFITIRLRRLPIGRAWEALREDEIACRSLGINTRNTKLTAFAIGAMFGGFAGSFFATRQGFVSPESFTFLESAIILSIVVLGGLGSQLGVVLAAIVMIGGTEMLRNLDFLKSIFGDGFDPVQYRMLIFGLAMVIIMVWKPRGLIATRTPSAIYKEKKKINADLVAQGEGHG; from the coding sequence ATGGCTCCCGGCAACCAGGACATGCCCGCCTCGGAAATCAATCCGGAGGGCGCGCAAGCGCTCGGCGAAGATCGGGCCAGCGCCTTCCAGGCTCCGCCACCGGAACATGCGGCAAGCTTCTACGATTCGCTCAAGGATGCGGGGCTGACAGCGCTACTTGCCGGCGTGCTCGGCTTCTTCTTCATTGGCCTGCGCACCGAATTGGCGCCAGGCGGCCTCGACATAACGACACGCTGGCGCACCTGGATCATCTCGATCCTGATCGTGTTTGGCGCCAGGCTCCTTCTCAATATCTTCTTCTTCAAGGCCAACCGGCCAGCGAAACGAAAGGCTCGCGCCGAGCCAGGCAAGATTGCAGCACTCCTCCCGACAATAGGCAAAGCAGCAACCTGGATACTTTTCGCCTTCGCGGTCGTCCTGCCCTTCTTCTTCACCACCTTCATGCCGCAGCGCGAGCGGCAGTTCATCGACATGGCCATCCTGATCATGACCTACATCATGCTCGGATGGGGCTTGAACATCGTGGTCGGCCTCGCCGGCCTACTCGATCTCGGCTACGTCGCCTTCTACGCGGTCGGCGCCTACTCCTTCGCGCTTCTGGCGCACTATTTCCATTTCGGCTTCTGGATGGCCTTGCCGCTCGCCGGCATTCTCGCTGCGACCTGGGGCATCATCCTCGGCTTCCCGGTGTTGCGCCTGCGCGGAGACTATCTGGCGATCGTCACGCTTGCCTTCGGCGAAATCGTCCGCGTGGTGCTCCTCAACTGGTACAGTTTCACCAACGGCCCGGACGGCATCTCGGGCATTCCCAAGCCGACCGTCTTCGGTTTGGAACTCGGCCGCGGCGACGATACGATCAACGCAGTTCTCGGCATTCCCTACGAGCCGATCCAGCGCTTTATCTTCCTCTATTACATCATCTTCGTTCTAGCGCTGATCACCAATTTCATCACGATACGACTGCGCAGGCTGCCGATCGGCCGCGCATGGGAGGCGCTGCGCGAAGACGAGATCGCCTGCCGTTCGCTTGGCATCAACACCCGCAACACGAAGCTCACCGCCTTCGCCATCGGCGCCATGTTCGGCGGCTTCGCCGGTTCCTTCTTCGCCACTCGGCAAGGGTTCGTGTCGCCCGAAAGTTTTACCTTCCTTGAATCGGCGATCATCCTGTCGATCGTCGTCCTCGGCGGCCTCGGCTCCCAGCTCGGTGTGGTTCTTGCCGCGATCGTCATGATCGGCGGCACCGAGATGCTGCGCAATCTCGACTTCCTCAAGTCCATCTTCGGAGACGGGTTTGATCCGGTCCAGTACCGCATGCTGATCTTCGGCCTCGCCATGGTCATCATCATGGTCTGGAAGCCGCGCGGGCTGATCGCGACAAGGACGCCGTCCGCCATCTACAAGGAGAAAAAGAAGATCAACGCCGATCTGGTCGCACAAGGCGAGGGGCACGGATGA
- a CDS encoding ABC transporter ATP-binding protein yields MTAAQDISGVPSARRWESDPILTVEHLSMRFGGLVAVGDLSFNVGRGDITALIGPNGAGKTTVFNCVTGFYKPTEGRIAMRHGEGRLEKEVEELTASSARFKEMAGNSVFLLERMPDHEISAKAKVARTFQNIRLFSGMTVLENLLVAQHNPLMLASGYSIGGIFGLPAYRRAQAASMERAIYWLDQIGLVDRADDPAGDLPYGAQRRLEIVRAMCTGPKLLCFDEPAAGLNPRESAELNQLLKFIRDEHDTSILLIEHDMGVVMEISDHIVVLDYGVKISDGDPAFVRTDPNVIAAYLGVDDEEEIDIAEVKQDVAAEAKGAIGSMPDAPVASGSDNGAGKP; encoded by the coding sequence ATGACCGCCGCGCAAGACATTTCCGGCGTGCCTTCCGCGCGCCGATGGGAGAGCGACCCGATTCTGACCGTCGAGCACCTGTCGATGCGTTTCGGCGGGCTCGTGGCCGTCGGCGACCTCTCCTTCAATGTGGGACGCGGTGACATCACCGCCCTCATCGGCCCGAACGGCGCCGGCAAGACGACCGTCTTCAACTGCGTCACCGGCTTTTACAAGCCGACCGAGGGCCGTATCGCCATGCGCCACGGCGAAGGCCGGCTAGAGAAAGAAGTCGAGGAGCTGACGGCGAGCAGCGCGCGCTTCAAGGAGATGGCCGGCAATTCCGTCTTTCTCCTGGAGCGCATGCCCGACCACGAAATTTCCGCCAAGGCGAAGGTGGCGCGCACCTTCCAGAACATCCGTCTCTTCAGCGGCATGACGGTTCTCGAAAACCTGCTCGTCGCGCAGCACAATCCGCTGATGCTCGCATCGGGCTACTCGATCGGCGGCATTTTCGGCCTGCCCGCCTACAGGAGAGCGCAGGCGGCTTCGATGGAAAGGGCCATTTACTGGCTCGACCAGATCGGCCTTGTCGACCGCGCCGACGATCCGGCCGGCGACCTCCCTTACGGCGCCCAGCGGCGCCTCGAAATCGTTCGCGCCATGTGCACCGGGCCGAAACTCCTGTGCTTCGACGAGCCGGCGGCGGGGCTCAATCCGCGTGAATCGGCGGAACTCAACCAACTCTTGAAATTCATCCGTGACGAGCACGACACGTCGATCCTTCTCATCGAGCACGACATGGGCGTGGTCATGGAGATTTCCGACCATATCGTCGTGCTCGACTATGGCGTGAAGATTTCGGACGGCGACCCCGCCTTCGTGCGAACCGACCCGAATGTCATCGCTGCGTATCTGGGCGTTGACGACGAGGAGGAGATCGACATCGCGGAAGTCAAGCAGGATGTCGCCGCGGAAGCGAAGGGAGCTATCGGTTCGATGCCTGACGCACCGGTCGCTTCCGGCTCCGACAACGGAGCAGGCAAGCCATGA